A stretch of DNA from Lodderomyces elongisporus chromosome 4, complete sequence:
tcttttttctcaattCCTTGGAAAGAATCTCCCGTTCCACTTTTAAGTACCAGCTGCTCAATCGACATTTGAATTAAGATATGAAATATGAGATTTTGGGACAGAGggtttgaaaataaaatggaGACAATTGGATAAAAAAGTAAGTAAATAATCAAGAAAGTAAGCAAGAAACCACTTTTGTCTTTCCAAAAACTATGTTGGTGATAGAACCAATGTCCTTTTTTTGGGCAACGGAAATGCTTACAACCTCGTGTCTTCCTTTCTTACAAAGTTCCGCGAAATAGTTGAAAAcgacagaaaaaaaaaaaatcagaaaaatcaaaaaaattactagACACCGTAATTTTACACGTCCAAATTTCTCTACTTAGTTCCAACACAAGTTATTCAACCCAGTCTTCTTGACAAAGCTAACTACTCAACAACTTATTTCAAACAAAACTCATTCACTCTCCGctcaaaaaaatcaaacgCAACCCCTTTTTCTGCTATTTAATCTTTAAAGCTCACTTCCTTCTCAATAGCTATGGCAAAGAATAACGCAGCAATAAAAAAGGCAACACAAGCAGTGCAAGCAGTgcaagcaaagcaaagcaaactTGACTCCAACACTACTCAGCCTTCTACCACATCTTCAAAAGCCACCATATCAACATCTTCACTTGCACCAAAGGAAGTCAAAGCAACCCTTGCGCAATTGAACCAAGCATTGGCCACAACAATTCATGACTATTTTCATACCCTCACACCAAAACTCAAGCTTATAGATATCTTTTTAGTATTCTTGGTGGTGCTTGgtgttttgcaatttgtatATGTGCTATTGATTGGTAATTTCCCATTCAATGCGTTCTTGGGTGGTTTTGCAGCATGCGTTGGCCAATTTGTCTTGCTTGTGAGTTTGAGATTACAGATTAATGATGGAGAAAgggaattgaaaagaagagtgTTAAATACCCCTAAAGTGAACATTGGTGAGAAAACAAACGtaattgttgatgaaaacaCTAGAGACTCTGAAGTTATTGGCGTGCAAGTTGCAGAAatagaagaggaggaggaaaatGACGGAggagcaaaaaaagtattCAATACAATTTCACCAGAACGTGCATTTGGtgatttcatttttgcTAGTTTAATCTTGCACTTTATTGTGATCCACTTTATCAATTGAGCAAGAATGGACTTTTTATACAAGAAATGAATTAAAGAGATTTATAAAGAGATTaagttttctttcaaaaaattggtGATATAAATTTATTTGGTG
This window harbors:
- the OST2 gene encoding oligosaccharyltransferase complex subunit epsilon (BUSCO:EOG09265JA7) is translated as MAKNNAAIKKATQAVQAVQAKQSKLDSNTTQPSTTSSKATISTSSLAPKEVKATLAQLNQALATTIHDYFHTLTPKLKLIDIFLVFLVVLGVLQFVYVLLIGNFPFNAFLGGFAACVGQFVLLVSLRLQINDGERELKRRVLNTPKVNIGEKTNVIVDENTRDSEVIGVQVAEIEEEEENDGGAKKVFNTISPERAFGDFIFASLILHFIVIHFIN